In the genome of Actinomadura luzonensis, the window GTGCGGGAGCTGCGGGGCGGGGCGCACGAGGTCGCCCTGGTGACCGGGTTCGGCGGGAGCTACGGGAGCGCGGCCCTCCTCACGGCCTGACGCTCCCGTCCGCCGGGGGCGCGGTGAAGCGGCGGTGCAGCCGGGCCGCCCGGTGCGGGCCCAGCAGGGGCCGCGCCGCCAGCCACGCGGCCGCCCCGGCCGGGTCACCCGCCACCACCACATCCCCCCGCCCGTCCCGCCGTGCGTTCAGGAGGTCGCGGACCGCGCGGCGCACCGGGCCGTCCGTCGTGAGCACGCCGCCCGCGAGGACGACGGGCAGCCCCGGCTCGCGCACCCGCCCGGCGGTGCGGGCGAGCAGGCGGGCGGCCTCGGCGACGATGGCCAGCGCCGCCGGGTCCCCGGCCTCGGCGGCCCGGCCCACGAGCGGCGCCAGCTCGGCGAGCGCGAGCGGCGCCCGCCCGTACACGGCCGCCGCCAGCTCCTCCGCGCCCAGCTCCTCCGCGCCCAGCTCCGCCGCCCCCAGCTCCACGGCGGCCGGCTCTCCCTCCCCGGCCAGCCGGGTGACGACGAGGCGCGCGAGCGCCCCCAGGGGCCGGGGCCCGTCCAGGGCGCGGACGGCGTGGCGGGCCGCCGCGTGGCCGAGCCAGAACGCGGACCCCTCGTCACCGAGCAGCCACCCGTACCCGTCGGCGGTGGCCGTCACCGCGTGGTCGGTAATTTTTGCCGCGATGGCCCCCGTCCCCGAGATGAGCACCGCCCCGGAGGGCGAGGCGGTGCCGGCGGCGAAGGCGGTCACCACGTCCCCGACGACCCGCACCGGCGGCCCCCCGGGCAGCAGCGCGGCGAACACCTCCCGCGCCAGGGCCAGGCACCGCGCCGGGTTGCCCGCGAGCCCCACCACCACGGCCGACACCTGGTCGGAGGCGTCCCCGAGGGCGGCGCGCACGGCCGCCGTGAGGGCCGCGCGGGCGGCGTCCTGGCCGAGCGTCACGGGGTTCGCCCCGGCGGCCCGCCCGCGCCCGAGCGGCGTCCCGTCCATCGTGAACAGGGCCGCCCGCGACGACGTGCCGCCCGCGTCCACGCCCAGAACCAGCTCCGCCATGTCAAAAATTATTGCCCAAACACCTTGACGGCGCCAGATCCTGTGCATAATTTTCACGGCGTGGAACTCCTCTCCCGCATCCAGGCCGAGCGCCCCGACATGCCCGACGCCCTCCGCAAGGTCGCCGAGGCCATCCTCGCCGCCCCCGCCGAGACCGCCCGGCTCACGATCGTGGACCTCGCCGAGCGGAGCGGGACCTCCACGGCGACCATCACCCGCTTCTGCCGCGCCCTCGGCTTCGCCGGGTACGCCGAGCTGCGCGTCGCCGTCGCCACCGAGACCGGCCGCAAGGCGCAGCAGACCTGGCAGACCGACATCGGCCAGGAGATCCTGCCCGACGACAGCCTCGACAAGGTGCTCGGCGTCGTCTCCGGCAACGACATCCGCCTCATCCAGGAGACCGCCG includes:
- a CDS encoding N-acetylglucosamine kinase, which encodes MAELVLGVDAGGTSSRAALFTMDGTPLGRGRAAGANPVTLGQDAARAALTAAVRAALGDASDQVSAVVVGLAGNPARCLALAREVFAALLPGGPPVRVVGDVVTAFAAGTASPSGAVLISGTGAIAAKITDHAVTATADGYGWLLGDEGSAFWLGHAAARHAVRALDGPRPLGALARLVVTRLAGEGEPAAVELGAAELGAEELGAEELAAAVYGRAPLALAELAPLVGRAAEAGDPAALAIVAEAARLLARTAGRVREPGLPVVLAGGVLTTDGPVRRAVRDLLNARRDGRGDVVVAGDPAGAAAWLAARPLLGPHRAARLHRRFTAPPADGSVRP